The Glycine soja cultivar W05 unplaced genomic scaffold, ASM419377v2 tig00014306_1_pilon, whole genome shotgun sequence genomic interval GTGCCATCCATGCTCACAATATCATTTGGGGCTCTCACCAACTTGTCTTCTTTTGGGCATAGAAAGAACGCCAAGGACTTCCTCTCCTTGTACTTGTTCACCACTGCCCTATGGAGGCAACTTTTGTATCTCCCATTCGATAATGCCTACAAGACACAACAATTCCATGATTCCTCTTGTCTAATATTTAACctcacacacatacatacaagATCCAAATTATATATATCCACTGTGTTGCATCAACCCATCTCTACTCtcttaatatattatcaatacATACATTATAAGCGATCAATACAATCCAACCATTTAAATGGGTTGACCTATGGATTCAATCTATTTTGACATTTGTTCTCTAAGTAAATGAATCATTATAGAGTGATGACATagcatatgataaaaaaaaaggataaatacaGATATAAAGTGAGCTGATGTTAAAAAAAACGTGTGAAAAAATCAttactcaaaataataatttttttatcgataaatatttataattaatttttttattagtaagagAGATAAAATCCTAtcactattcttttctttttctttcttcaccgTCTAATCAGTCTTATATCTTCTGTTACTCAAGATAATATAATGAAATGCATATACATATAGGACCTACCGTGAAGGTGTCTCCAATGTTCACTACAAATGCATCCAGACGAGGAGGAACCGTCTGCCATTTGTTGTCTGCAAATACATGAAGGCCTCCAACATGATCTTGGTGAAGTATGGTTAACGACGTTGGATCACAGTGTGGTCCTGTCCCGAGTGTGAGGCTCGGTTGTTGGCAAGATGGGTAATTGTTGCATCTCATGATAGAGCACCCTTCTTCAAACAAGTCCCTATAATGCAACCGATCCACGCCTAAGCTCATTGCCAATAGCTCTATCAGTTTCATTCCCAATTGCTTCATAGCTCCACAGTATTTCTGGAATGTCTCTCTGGGAAATCCACAACATGGGGAATATTCTTGTATATGGTTAGAGATCATCACGATTTGTCTTTCAATGTCATAGAAAGAGCAagccaaaattcaaataaataataaaatatatataaaaaagattacttttaaaattgatgCATGATATTATACCCATCCAAGCTAGTTGACAATCGAGGAGAGAAAGATACACGAGAAAGAAAAGACGAaatacgataaaaaaaaaatgacatgatAAGAGAAAACTAAATGATAagtattaataagaaaaagatatatattataCCGTTTAGAACCGTTGTGGTTCACATCGATATCTATTTAACAcataatttagttttattaactttttttttgtaaatttaaaatatcaattataagTCATGTAAAGagtaattaaaaacataaatacatGATATTAtgaatcatttaataatttcatgTAACAATTTCTcgttaattttgtatttacacTTTTGGAGTGTCCAAATATTATTTCTCAAAAAGgatgttataaaaattaaatcaaggtATTGGTCCATTACTAGTCTTACCCGGTTTGTTCAAAGTCTTCTCCTATGGTGGATTTGAAGTAGTTTGTTACAACAGGCTCTAAGGTGTTGTCATGGTATGGGAAAGAGAGGGTTTCCTTCCATGGCAATTGGGAGGAGAAGCGATGAGCATGTGCACCAGAGTAGCCCCACATGGAACCGGGTGTCTTATGAACACTCAATTTCCTATGAATTGGGAGCTTGAAGAAAGTGTCCATTTGATCATGTGCTTGACGAATGAGGTGTGGATCAACCCCGTGGTTGATCACTTGGAAGAAGCCATGTTTCAAGCAAGCTTCACTTATGAGCTTAGCAGCATGTTTTGTAGCCTCGTTTTCCCCTCTGAGAAAGCCATAAAGGTCCACCACTGGTGCTTGGAGCTCGTGTTGTGCATCCACCAAGTACTCCTTTGGCCAAATGAAATTGGTTGCACGTGGGGCAGAACCTCTAGTTCACACCGCAAGAGACCACCTGAATCCATCGTCTCACGTTAATTGTGTTGTTTCAGTCAATTAAGGAAGGAATTAAGGAACTCTAGCTAGCTAACTAACACGTACAAAACCTATTGATCAAGTACTGAGCTTAAATATTAGACAAGGAAAAGACAGGGCACGTTATATTGGGCAATGCATATGGCATGTATTTATAGAGTTGGGGAGATAGAAAAATCAGtcgaaaacattttttaaaaataactgttagaatatatgatatatatatattctatatttgTGTATATCTCCTATTTTGATTACGTAATTAATCTTATGTATATTCTATccatattcttaattaattagttttctaCTTTCTAGGTTAATTAATGCTCTTATAAATTGTATATATTCTCACGTTAATGATGAGAAAGCACGATTCAAACTCTTTTATGATATCAGAGtagttttgattttaaaatcctTAACAACCACCTCTTTTCCAcccttttttattctcttt includes:
- the LOC114404253 gene encoding gibberellin 20 oxidase 2-like: GSAPRATNFIWPKEYLVDAQHELQAPVVDLYGFLRGENEATKHAAKLISEACLKHGFFQVINHGVDPHLIRQAHDQMDTFFKLPIHRKLSVHKTPGSMWGYSGAHAHRFSSQLPWKETLSFPYHDNTLEPVVTNYFKSTIGEDFEQTGETFQKYCGAMKQLGMKLIELLAMSLGVDRLHYRDLFEEGCSIMRCNNYPSCQQPSLTLGTGPHCDPTSLTILHQDHVGGLHVFADNKWQTVPPRLDAFVVNIGDTFTALSNGRYKSCLHRAVVNKYKERKSLAFFLCPKEDKLVRAPNDIVSMDGTKHYPDFTWSHLLHFTQNHYRADQATLPNFTKWLLSSKTTHTS